From Thermoleophilum album:
CGAGATGGCAGAAAAGCTCCGCCTCCTCACCGACCGCCGGCAGCCGGGCGAGCGTCCATCCCGACACGGCGAGCGCAAAGCCGACACCTCCGGCGCACTCGAGCACCACCGTGCCGGGCGCTTTGGCGACCAAGGTGCCGCGCAGATGGTGGATCACAGCGCCACCTCCCGTGTCGCCGAGCGCGTCTTGCGAGCGGCACCGGTCGCGCGTGCAGACGCCGCGGCGCTGGCGATCGCGACCCCTGTCGGCAGCCGGTGGAGATGGCAGATCGCGACGGCCAAGGCGTCGGCGGCATGGTCGGGCTCCGGCGGTGCGGGCAGCGACAAGAGCGCCGCGACCATCCGCTGCACCTGGCCCTTGTCGGCCGCTCCGGTGCCGCAAACGGCCTGCTTCACCTGCTGGGGGGTGTAGGAGAAACAGGGCACGGAGCGTGCGCCAGCGGCCGCGAGCACGACGCCCCGCGCCTGACCCACCGCCATCGCCGTCTGCACGTTGCGCCCGAAGTAGAGATCCTCGACCGCGAGCGCCGTCGGCTGGTAGCGGGCGAGGAGCTCGTCGACGCCAGCGTGGAGCGCAGCGAGGCGCCGCTCGAGCGCGGCGGCGCGGGGCAGCGTGAAAACGCCACCGTCGAGCGCACCGAGCCGTCCGCCGCGTGCGACGACCACGCCGTAGCCGCAGTGCTGCGAGCCAGGATCGACACCGATCACGACCACTGCCGATGGATTCTGCGGGCGCGACCGGACGCCTTCGCCCGGCATCCGCCTCTTACGTAGCGGTCGCCTGCTCGGTTAGCGTTAGCGGCCGTGATCGAGATCCTGCCCACCCGTCTGCCCGGACTCAAGCTGATCCAGCCGCGCGTGTTCGGCGACGAGCGCGGCTTCTTCCACGAGACTTACCGTCGCGACGCCTACGCGGCAGCGGGGATCGACTGCGAGTTCGTCCAGGACAACCACTCGCGCTCACGCCGAGGCGTCGTGCGCGGAATGCACTTCGCGCTGCCGCCCGGCCAAGCCAAGCTGGTGCGGTGCGCGCGCGGCAAGATCGTCGACATCGTCGTCGACATCCGTCGCGGCTCGCCGACCTACGGCCAGTGGGAGGCGTTCGAGCTCGACGACGAGAACCTCCGCCAGCTTTTCGTGCCAGTGGGGTTCGCCCACGGCTTCTGCGTGTTGAGCGAGGTGGCGGACGTTGTTTACAAGTGCTCGCACTACTACGACCCCGAGCTCGAACGCGGGATCCATTTCCGCGATCCCGAGATCGGGATCGAGTGGCCGCTTCCCGTCGACGAGCTCGTGCCCTCGGAGCGCGACCGCAACGCGCCCACGCTCGCCGACGTAGCCGACACGCTGCCGTTCGTGTACGACGGCGAGAGCTAGCCCGCTGCCGCCACCGTCGGCCGCGCGCGCTAAACGCCCGCGGCCTGCTCGAGGAGCTCGGCGTCCATGTCGAAGTTGGCGTGGACCGCCTCGACGTCGTCGTGGTCCTCGAGCGCTTCGAGCAGCTTCAGCAGGCGACCGGCATCTTCGCGCGCGACCGGCGTTCTCGAGGTCGGGCGCATCACGATCTCGGCCGACTCGACCTCCACGCCGCTCGCCGCGAGCGCGTCGCGCACCGCTGCAAAGTCGGCGGGATCGGTGACGATCTCCCACAGGTCGCCGTCGCGCGAGATGTCCTCGGCGCCGGCGTCGATCGCCGCGAACAGCGCGTCCTCGTCGTAGCGGCGCGCGTCGACGACGATCTCGCCCTTCTTCTCGAACACCCACGCGA
This genomic window contains:
- the ruvC gene encoding crossover junction endodeoxyribonuclease RuvC; the encoded protein is MPGEGVRSRPQNPSAVVVIGVDPGSQHCGYGVVVARGGRLGALDGGVFTLPRAAALERRLAALHAGVDELLARYQPTALAVEDLYFGRNVQTAMAVGQARGVVLAAAGARSVPCFSYTPQQVKQAVCGTGAADKGQVQRMVAALLSLPAPPEPDHAADALAVAICHLHRLPTGVAIASAAASARATGAARKTRSATREVAL
- the rfbC gene encoding dTDP-4-dehydrorhamnose 3,5-epimerase; the protein is MIEILPTRLPGLKLIQPRVFGDERGFFHETYRRDAYAAAGIDCEFVQDNHSRSRRGVVRGMHFALPPGQAKLVRCARGKIVDIVVDIRRGSPTYGQWEAFELDDENLRQLFVPVGFAHGFCVLSEVADVVYKCSHYYDPELERGIHFRDPEIGIEWPLPVDELVPSERDRNAPTLADVADTLPFVYDGES